A stretch of DNA from Ferrimicrobium acidiphilum DSM 19497:
CAATAGGGATTGCGACAGTGAAACACATCCCCGTGTCGGTTGTCACTATGGACATACCCACACGCTAGACCTTACCTTGCAGGTGAGAGAGGTCTTCGATGATGATCTCTCTTGGCCGTTGTGATGGAAGTTGGGGAACTCGTTTCTTAGCTCTGGTCCGGTTCCCTTCCCCGTAGACCACCTCCTTGATTGTGGCACCAGAGATCGTCTGTAGTTGTGCCTTTGTGCGCCGGAGTCGAGCCTGCTGCTTCTTTGTACCCAGGTTGTTGCGTGCGATGTGCTTGGTTCGCCTAGAGCCAGCATCTCTCTTTGACAGTGCGTGAAGCTTATTTCTCGCCTTGCCGGTCTTGTTCCGGCGCTCGGCCATAGACCTAAGTGCTCGGCCATACTCGTTGCCGTGATGGACTCCCGAGCTATCAGTACAGACCTCGGTGATCCCCCAGTCAAGAGCCACGGCGGGGCCGGTTGCCCTGGGTAGGCGTGCAACGTCGTAGATTACGTGGATGAAGGCTCGCTTGTGTTCTTCGTCTAGTACAACCCTGATATTGCCCGACACCCGAGAGATCCCAGACAGAGGTAGCGAGATGCGCTTGTTGCGGGTTGAGCTAATGACTTTGACATAGCGTCTGGTTTTGCCTGTTCGAGTATCATTGTCGACCACCGAGTACAAGCTAGAGTCCAAAGACATAGAGCGAGCCTTGACGACCGTTGGCCAACTACTACCAAGCGCATCACGAATGACACGGCCCTTGACACACGGTGTAGGTACGCAGCTATCTTTACTCTCGCGTCGAGAGAGGTAGTTACCGTAGAGATCTCTGGCACGCCACCACCCATGATCTGCCCAATGGCCGAGTATCGGGCGAGACAGGCGTAGGCATAATGCCTCTCGTTCTCGTCTGTGAATCGCCGCCATGTCTTTGCTTTGATGTCAGCACGGGCAAAACAGGACTCGATGTGGCGAATGCAGGTATCCACGGCATCAAAGGCGGCTTGGTCTATCAGATGAACGTTGATGCCCTCTGGGTATAGCCCTCGTGCCTTGGCGTAGTCGCGGAAGCTCTTGCTTCGATCTAGTAGTCCCCACAGGCTGGCTTGGCGCAGATGAGCCACAAAGACGCGCTTTGCGTCGCTATAGTGCCCGATCACCAAGCACAGCTCCCCATACTTGCCCCTGTTGAGTGGCAACGTGGCCAGGCGTACCGTGCGCTTCATGGGAATCTAACCATAGGATGAGGCTCTGACATCGAAGGTTCTGACATCGAAGGCTCTGGCATCGAAAGTTCAGACATCGGGTCATGGGCTTACCTCTTTGGCTATCTCTTGAAGCCGTTCCATAACCTGTCTGTTCTTATGGCTGCGCGAGCCATAGAGTCTGGCCGAGAATACAGTCACAATCTCAATGACATCATTTGCAAGATCCTCTTCAAAGGTCGAGTCCTCACTAGCGTTGATAATGATTACCTCAGTGCTCACACAGGGAGAACACCAGTTACGATCCAAACCGGAGCAGTCTGTCCTTATGACTGAGCACCAGTCGTCCAACCTCGCCAGAACAGATCCGAGATACGAGCGCCTTTAGTCCTCGTTTGTGATGGTTGAGTCCTGACCCTAGATCAGAGATGACCTCGTAGGTCCACCCGTTCACAGCACAGTAGCTCTCCAAGAGAGCTACCTGGCGCACTAGGTCGTCTTTTTGACCGTTGGTTGATACGCGAGCATAAGCAATGGTGGTCCTGGTAGATGGAGCCTTATGAGGCGCAATGGCACGAAGTTTAGCCAGGTCATAACGCCTTCTACCTCCCTGAGTGTGCACAGGAGGATCAATACGTCCCTCTGTTTCCCATCTCCGTAGCGTCATGGGGTGAACTTAGAGTTCCTGTGCTGCTACCACAATGGGGACCAACCTCGTCATATAGACGTACAGTAAACAACACTCAAGAGTGCTTAGCTTAGAGATAGCAGTGGCGTGCCCGAGTGATTTGATTCTTTGCCCTCCTAGTTGCAGCGGCACTGAGACCGGAGGAGCAAGCAGTAGTTCTTCTGATGGGGATTAGACCGCCTTAACGGGGTAGACCGTCAAATGTTTGAGTTGTGCGGTGGGGGGAAGATAGCTGGTGTCTGCTGGACGTTCATAGTTGCAAGGGAAGAGATATGCGCGTCAAAGGGTTGCTTAATCTAATCTGTAGTCGACCGCGTTCGTGAAATGAGGGAATTTATGGTTGAGGCTGCGCGAGCGAGAGCGCCCCACAGCGGACTCGCGTTGTTGGTGATCGTCATCGGAGTGCTGATTACCGCGGTAGATACCACCATTGTCGTCTTGGCCCTGCCTGAGATACAGCGCAGCCTGCATATTGGAATCAGCTCGATCATTTGGGTGATCATCGGTTATCTGTTGGTGATTACCTTGCTTGCCACCCAGCTTGGACGATTGGGCGACATGTTTGGTCGCGTTCGGATGTATGAACTTGGGTTCTTGGTGTTCATCGTTGGCTCGCTGTTGTGCGCGTTGGCTTGGAATGAAGCCTCTATCATCGGCTTTCGACTGCTTCAGGGCGTAGGAGGGGCGCTGGTAGCCGCTAACTCCGGCGCGGTCATAGCAGACACCTTTCCTCCCGAACAGCGAGGTAAGGCCTATGGTTACAATGCTATTGGTTGGAACATTGGCGCGGTACTTGGGGTCCTGCTTGGTGGTTTGATCGTTACCTATTTCTCTTGGAGGTGGATCTTCTGGATTAACGTCCCGATTGGATTGGTGGCGTTAGCGGTCGCCATCAAGGTGCTTCGTGATCATGGTGAACGCGAGAAGAGACGGCTCGACTATCTCGGTACCACCACCCTTGGGCTCGGACTCTTTGGTATCCTATGGGGGCTCACGAAGTTGACTAGTGAATCTTTGAACGCCTCAATCATTGAGTTTGTGATCGCCGGCGTGATCCTCCTTGGCGTCTTTGCCCTCGTCGAGCAGCGTCAAAAAGAGCCGATGTTGAATCTGTCGCTCTTTCGGGTTCCTACCATGTCCCCGACCCTGCTCGCCTCTCTGTTTCAGGGGTTGGCAAGCTTTTCGGTGCTATATCTCTTGCTGATGTACCTACAAGGGGTTCGAGGATACTCACCTTTGCATGCATCGCTTTTGCTGCTTCCCGGCTATGTGGTCGGTGGGGTGGTCGGTCCCATCGGTGGACGGTTAGCCGATCGCTATGGGGCTGTTTGGCCCGCTACCGTGGGCCTAGTGCTCCAGATGGTCGCTCTCGTCATCTACGCCCAGCTTGGGACTGGATCGGCAATTTGGATCCTGTCTGGAGCCTACGTGATCGGGGCGGTTGGCTCTGGAGGGTTCTATCCGGCTAACAATGCTGCCGTCATGAAGGCGGCGCCAGCTGGTAGCTTTGGCATAGCCTCCGGCATGCTTCGTACTTTCGCTAATATCGGAATGGTCTTCTCCTTTGCCGCTGCAATCGTTGTTGCTTCGGGGACCATCTCGAAGAGACAGGCATTCGCTATTTTCGTCGGCACCTCTAAGTTGAGTGCCCACATCGGTACCGAATTCACCTCCGGGATTCATAATGCCTTCTACCTCTCCGTCGTGCTTATGGCGATCGCAGCAATGTTCTCGGCGACCAACCTGAAACACCACTTCAGCGGTAAAAAAACAAATTCTTCAAATTTCCCCCCCAAAACCGTCACCCCCTCCCCCTAGAGCACACTAGATTTATCTATCCCATGTGGTTGTCATCTCTACCAAGAGAGAAGCAATCACCTCTGGCAACGAGGAACTGGTAGCTAAAAGCTGGTAATACAGCCAAAGAGCCAGTACCTCGCAAACGACACACCACAGTCGATGATTCCTTCTGGAATCAGAAGGCTGCGCTCGTTCGAAGAAGGTGACTCTTAAGGAGTCACCAACCAAGGGCAAGCTGGTGTGGCACATTGAAAACTGAAGAGGGAAGACATGCCAGTGCGGGTATGAGAGGAAACCCTAGGTCGACCTCGATCGTTGCTGAGCAATCAGCAAGGACTCGAGAGTGACGATCTAGTACCTCGTCAACCTAACACTTTGAGATACAACAATCCAGCTCGGATTAACTCGTCTCTTGTCCATACGGTATCTAGACCAGAGCCATCACCGCGAAAGCAGTAAGGCTCCTAGAGTATCGCCAACCAAGAGACATTCGTTTATGACGGAGAGTTTGATCCTGGCTCAGGACGAACGCTGGCGGCGTGCTTAACACATGCAAGTCGAACGGGGTATCAGGGTAGTAATACCCGAAGTACCTAGTGGCGAACGGGTGCGTAACACGTGAGCAACCTACCCCAGAGCTTGGAATAACACCGGGAAACCGGTGCTAATACCGAATACTCTCATTCGGCCGCATGACTGAATGAGGAAAGATTTATCACTCTGGGACGGGCTCGCGGCCTATCAGCTTGTTGGTGAGGTAACGGCTCACCAAGGCTACGACGGGTAGCTGGTCTGAGAGGACGATCAGCCACACTGGGACTGAGACACGGCCCAGACTCCTACGGGAGGCAGCAGTGGGGAATATTGCGCAATGGGCGAAAGCCTGACGCAGCAACGCCGCGTGGAGGATGAAGGCTTTCGGGTTGTAAACTCCTTTCAGCAGGGACGAAACTGACGGTACCTGCAGAAGAAGCCCCGGCTAACTACGTGCCAGCAGCCGCGGTGAGACGTAGGGGGCAAGCGTTGTCCGGATTTATTGGGCGTAAAGAGCTCGTAGGCGGCTTGGCAAGTCGGATGTGAAATCTCCAGGCTTAACCTGGAGTCGCCATCCGATACTGCTATGGCTAGAGTCCGGTAGAGGATCGTGGAATTCCTGGTGTAGCGGTGAAATGCGCAGATATCAGGAGGAACACCAACGGCGAAGGCAGCGATCTGGGCCGGTACTGACGCTGAGGAGCGAAAGCGTGGGGAGCGAACAGGATTAGATACCCTGGTAGTCCACGCCCTAAACGTTGGGCACTAGGTGTGGGGCCTATTTCGACGGGTTCCGTGCCGTAGCTAACGCATTAAGTGCCCCGCCTGGGGAGTACGGTCGCAAGGCTAAAACTCAAAGGAATTGACGGGGGCCCGCACAAGCGGCGGAGCATGCGGCTTAATTCGATGCAACGCGAAAAACCTCACCTGGGTTTGACATGTAGGGAAAAGCTGCAGAGATGCAGTGTCCTTTTAGGGCCCTTCACAGGTGGTGCATGGCTGTCGTCAGCTCGTGTCGTGAGATGTTGGGTTAAGTCCCGCAACGAGCGCAACCCTTGCCCTATGTTGCCAGCGGATAATGCCGGGGACTCGTAGGGGACTGCCGGAGTTAATTCGGAGGAAGGTGGGGACGACGTCAAGTCATCATGCCCCTTACATCCAGGGCTGCACGCATGCTACAATGGCCGGTACAAAGGGTCGCCAACCCGCGAGGGGGAGCCAATCCCATAAAGCCGGTCTCAGTTCGGATCGCAGTCTGCAACTCGACTGCGTGAAGTCGGAGTCGCTAGTAATCCCGAATCAGCACGTCGGGGTGAATACGTTCCCGGGCCTTGTACACACCGCCCGTCACACCACGAAAGTCGGCAACACCCGAAGCCGGTGGCCCAACCAGTAATGGAGGGAGCCGTCGAAGGTGGGGTCGGTGATTGGGGTGAAGTCGTAACAAGGTAGCCGTACCGGAAGGTGCGGCTGGATCACCTCCTTTCTAAGGAGCACACGCCAACCCATCTAACACAGCTACACACTTAGCGCTACGCAAGTAGAACTAGTTAAGTAGTTGTCGCAGATGGTGAGGCTGTCTCAAAGAAAGTGTCGAAGCCTGGCATCCCTCTTCAGCTACAATGCGTTTGTTATGCATCTTGAGAATGAAAGAGCGAGCACGAGTAATCAACATAAGTACTCCAAGTTATTAAGAGCCAACGGTGGATGCCTTGGCGCCTGAAGCCGATGAAGGACGTAGGCGACTGCGATAAGCCATGGGGAGCTGTCTACCAAGCTTCGATCCATGGATCTCCGAATGGGGAAACCCGACATCAGTTAATGCGATGTCACCCCTGCCTGAATATATAGGGCAGGAGGAGGGAACAAGGGGAATTGAAACATCTCAGTACCCTTTAGGAAAGGAAAACAACAGTGACTCCCCAAGTAGCGGCGAGCGAAAAGGGAAGAGCCTAAACCGAACCGGTGTGATTAGCCTGGCGGCGTTGCCGGTTCGGGGTAGTGGGAGTGATCATCTAGGTTCGCCAGAGCCTAGGAGGAGTTACAAAGTTGGCTGGTTAGTCAAAGCAGTCTGGAAAGCTGCGCCACAGAGGGTAATGGCCCCGTAGACGAAAACCTCCAACCTCCTTCGATCACCACCCAAGTAGCGCGGGATCTGGGAAAGCCCGTGTGAATCTGCGAGGACCACCTCGTAAGGCTAAGTACTCCTCAGGCGACCGATAGTGAACTAGTACCGTGAGGGAAAGGTGAAAAGTACCCCGAGAGGGGAGTGAAATAGAACCTGAAACCGTTGGTTTACAAGCAGTCAAAGCAGACATGTTCTGCGATGGCGTGCCTTTTGAAGAATGAGCCAGCGAGTTACCGTGGGTGGCAAGGTTAACCTATGTATGGGGGAGCCGAAGCGAAAGCGAGTCTGAATAGGGCGTATGAGTTGCCTGCGGTAGACCCGAAGCCGGGTGATCTATCCATGGGCAGGCTGAAGCGGGAGTAAGACCCCGTGAAGGGCCGAACCCACTCTGGTTGAAAACAGAGGGGATGACCTGTGGATAGGGGTGAAAGGCCAATCAAACCCGGTGATAGCTGGTTCTCCCCGAAATGTATTTAGGTACAGCGTCAGATGTTCAGCATCGGAGGTAGAGCACTGAATGGGCTATGGGGCCCCACAGGCTTACTGATCCCAATCAAACTCCGAATGCCGATGCTCTAGAGTCTGGCAGTGAGACCATGGGGGATGAGCTTCATGGTCGAGAGGGAAACAGCCCAGACCGCCAGCTAAGGTCCCTAAGTTCTGACTAAGTGGAAAACGATGTGAAACCGCAAAAACAGCCAGGAGGTTGGCTCAGAAGCAGCCACCCTTTAAAGAGTGCGTAATAGCTCACTGGTCGAGTGGTTTTGCGCGGACAATGTAACGGGGCTAAGTCAGACACCGAAGCTGCGGATGTGGAGCTGGATTTATCCAGTGTCCATATGGTAGGGGAGCGTCGGGCATGCATTGAAGCGGTCAGCGTAAGCGGCCGTGGAGCGTGTCCGAGTGAGAATGCTGGCATGAGTAGCGAGAGAGGGGTGAGAAACCCCTCCGCCGAAAGCCTAAGGGTTCCTGGGCAAGGCTAATCCGCCCAGGGTAAGTCGGGAGCTAAGGCGAGGCCGAGAGGCGTAGTCGATGCACAACCGGTTCATATTCCGGTACCGCTAATACCACGTTTGAGTGATGGAGGGACGCAGGAGGGTAGATGATCCCAGGCGTTGGTTGTCCTGGGGAAAGCGTGTAGGGCGAGGGCCAGGTAAATCCGGACCTCATATAAGCCTGAGACGTGATTCCG
This window harbors:
- a CDS encoding MFS transporter; translated protein: MVEAARARAPHSGLALLVIVIGVLITAVDTTIVVLALPEIQRSLHIGISSIIWVIIGYLLVITLLATQLGRLGDMFGRVRMYELGFLVFIVGSLLCALAWNEASIIGFRLLQGVGGALVAANSGAVIADTFPPEQRGKAYGYNAIGWNIGAVLGVLLGGLIVTYFSWRWIFWINVPIGLVALAVAIKVLRDHGEREKRRLDYLGTTTLGLGLFGILWGLTKLTSESLNASIIEFVIAGVILLGVFALVEQRQKEPMLNLSLFRVPTMSPTLLASLFQGLASFSVLYLLLMYLQGVRGYSPLHASLLLLPGYVVGGVVGPIGGRLADRYGAVWPATVGLVLQMVALVIYAQLGTGSAIWILSGAYVIGAVGSGGFYPANNAAVMKAAPAGSFGIASGMLRTFANIGMVFSFAAAIVVASGTISKRQAFAIFVGTSKLSAHIGTEFTSGIHNAFYLSVVLMAIAAMFSATNLKHHFSGKKTNSSNFPPKTVTPSP